CGGCTGGGAAGACCTCACCGGGGCCGCCCCCTCCACGTAGGCCGTTCCGGCCGAGTCCGCAGCCCCGCATCGGTTTCTCCGGTGCGGGGCTTCCGCGTTTCAGCAGGCCAGAGAGCAACCCCGCTGCGCAGGGCGACAGTTAAGGCACGGGGCGCTATCCTCGTGAGAGATACCTAGGCGGCGGAAGCTGCGAACTCTTCTGCCTGGGTAGCGGACAAGATCATGTGGTTGCCTCTGCGATCCGCATCCGATATGCGGGGCGTTCCAGAGGACAGCGACCCGACGGGCCTGATAGCTGCCAACTGCACGGCACTGAAGGCCATCCGACGCCGGGTCATCATCACCATGGCTACTGATACTTGTTCAGGGGATTTTCGAGTACTGATTCACCGGTTGGGCGAGAGCCTGACCGTCTGAGATACCCGGCGATGCGTCGGAAGCAGGGCTTCTCAGTTCAGCCACCTTGCTGTGGCCGAGCTGACGAATGCCCTGAGCATGAGCCCTGCCTCGGTCACCCGTAACTGAAAGGTTCGAGACCGTTGGACACGGCCGTGACTGTCGCCATCGCCTCTGTGGCCGCGATTCTCATCGCGTTGAAGGTCGCCCTGGATCAGGTGTCTGGCTTGCTGGATTCCGCCTCTCAGACCCGCGCCGCGTGGCGCCGTTTCCGGGGTAAGGAGGGCGAACCCGTCGTGCAGGACGAACCGCCTGCGCCCGACAACGAGGAGGAGCCGCCCCTCGCGGCGTAGGCCGCAAGGAAGCTGAGCCCCGTCCAGTCAACTCGACTGAGACGGGGCTCGCTTTATGGAGGATCGAGCTGCGTTCTCACCCAAGCTTGACTTACTATCAGTTCTGCGTGTGGGAGGTTGCAAGCTCTCGCATGCAGTCGAAGCCCTTTGCTTCGCTTCTTGTGATCTGCATCCAGATGGTGCAGGGCGTTCCAGGAGGCGCGAGACCGGGATGAGGCAGGCGGGTCGGATACCCGCTGGTCACATCCAATCGATGTCGGCTCGCAAGGTCGCTTGAGGAGCTTCGACTCGCTACAGCTCTATGAAGAACCACCGTATTGCCGAGCGCACCCGCCTCGGCCACTGAGACACCCAGCGTTGCGTCGAGCGTGGGGCTTCTCGGTTCGAGCCACTTCACCGTGGCCGAGCTGACGAATGCCCTGCGCAAGAGACCCGGCTCGGTCACCTGCCTGAAAGGTACTGAGACTGTTGGACGCGGCCGTGACGCTCGGCATCCTCGCCATCTTCGGTGTGCTGTCGATCCTGCTCTTCGCCATCCGAGGGTTCCTCGACCAGTTGCCGGACGTTTTCGCTTCGGCACGTCGTGCTCGGATTGCCTGGCGTGACCTGAAGCAGGAGCAAACCGAGGAAGAACAGCCGGAGGGAGTGCACTCCCAGCCCACCGCATAGGCCGTCCCGGCCTCCGGTGGCACCACGGAGCGCACGAGACCCCGCCCCGGCCTCCCGGGCCCGCTGAACACCGCGAGGCCCGGGAGAATGCCCTCCCGGGCCTCGCGGTGTTCAGCGGGCTGCGCCGCCGGGCTCGATCTCGCCCGGCGGGCGGCTGTCCCGCTCGGGCAAGAGACGGTCGACCATCACCTCGGGAGTCGACTGCATGTCGAGCGCCTTCATGGCAGCGGCCGAGTTGAGCCGATCACGCACGGCCGGATCGTCGACGCGATCGATGAAGGTGGTGGCTGTCTCCATCTTGTGGTCCAGGTCGATCTTGACGTCCATCCGGTCGGCCTGCTCTGTGACGTGAGCCCTGGCCCGCCGAGCGTGAACCGCCAGCGCGCCGCCGCCGCCCGTGATCAGTGCGCCCGTCAGGAACGTCACGATCGGAAGGTAACTGAGGTCCGGGTTTCCGGCGTGCACCAGGCCAAGGACGGCCGCAGTCAGAATGATGGCCGCGCCACCAGCCATGAACCACACGCTCAGCCGGAACGTCCACTCGGCCTGCTTGAGCGAGTGCTTCAAGAAGTCGAAGAAGAATTCCTGCCGCTGTTCAGCCAGGGTGGGGTGGCCATCGCTGGGGGTGTGGACCGTTGTGTTGGTGCCCAGCTGTACGTTGACGATCTGACCGTTCGAGACCTCTTGGCGCACCTCGGTGGTGTTGGCACTGTCCCGCATCATGTTCCGAAGCGTCTCCAGCGCGTTTTGCGTCGCAGCTTGCAGCCGATCCTGAGTAACTTGCCCCGTTTCGTCGGAGCCTGTGACCCCGAAGAGGGAACTTGTGGGTCTGTCTTCTCTATCTGTCGCCAACCTGAGGCCCCCGATTCACATCAACTGGCGCTACGCCGATCTGAATCAGCGTAGCGCCAGGGCGAGGGCGAAGACTGGGGCTCAGGCGGCGATGGCCACCCGGAACCGGATCGGAGCCAGAGCGGCACCCCCGGAAATGGGTGTGGGGACCCCCATGGTGGAGCGGCCGAGCCGTTGGGCGCCCCGGGCGGTCACCAGGGAGCCGCTGCGGTATTCGGCCTCCACGACGACGGTGCCCCTGGTCAGGGCGGCGATCACGCGGTTGCGGAGGACGAACCTGCTGCGGGTCGGATGGGTGCCCGGCGGCAGCTCCCCCACCAGCAGGCCCTCCCGCGCGATCCGGCCGATCAGCTCCGCGTGGCCGCGCGGGTAGGGCACGTCCACCCCGCACGCCAGGACCGCGACCGTCGCGCCGCCGGCGGCCAGGGCCCCCCGGTGCGCGGCGCCGTCCACGCCGAAGGCGGCGCCGGAGACCACCACCCAGCCCCGCTCCGCGAGCCCGGCGCCCAGCGTCGCGGCCATGTGGGCGCCGTACGGGGTACAGGCCCGCGCACCGACCACCGCCACCGAGCGCAACGCCCAGAGCCGCAGGTCCGCGGCGCCCCGGATCCACAGCCCCACCGGGCGGGCGTCGCCGAGGTCGTCCAGCTGACCGGGCCACTCCGGGTCGCCCGGGACGACGAACCGCCCGCCGGCCCGGCTCGCGGCCTCCAGGTCCGCTTCCGGGTCGGCCACGGCGGCCCGCATCCGGTAACCGGCGAGCCGGGCCGCCGTCATACCGGGCAGCGTCTGGGGAGACCCGTCGTACGCGGTCAGGCGACGCAGCACCTCGGCGGGTCCGTGCGTCCGCAGCCACCGGCCCGCCCGCTCGTCGCCGGGCTCGACGATCCTGGTGAGCGCGACCCGCGCCAGGCGCTCGGCGTCGGGCCTCCCCGGAGCCGTACCCCCGCCCCCCGTCGCCTCCCGGCCCCCCGGCAGAGGGCTCCCCGGCGGAAGGCCCTGCTGGGGCACGGGGTCCTGGGGCACGGGGTCCTGGGGCACGGGCCCCTGCGGCACGGGCTCCCGCCGCGCCCCGGTCACGAGGCCCTCGCGTTCACGGGCACTCCGCGCGGGACGCCGGTCCGCAGTTCCAGGGCGACGGTGACGTCCGAGGCGTCCGGGCGGTCCGCGCCGCGCAGGTCCGCGACGGTCCAGGCCACCCGCAGCACCCGGTCGAGGCCTCGCGCCGTCAGGGCGCCCCGCTCCATGTCCCGTTCGGCGGCGGCCAGCGCCCCGGGAGCCGCGAGCAGCCGGGTGCGCAGCTGATGGCCCGGCACCTCGCTGTTGGTCGTCCAGGGCGTGCCGGCCAGCCGCCCGGCCGCGCGGGCACGGGCTTCGAGCACCCGGTCGGCCACGACGGCGGTCGACTCGCCCCGGCCCCCGCCGTCCACCAGGTCCGCGCGGGTGACGGGCTCCACCTCGACCCGCAGGTCCACCCGGTCCAGCAAGGGCCCGGACAGCCGGGCCTGGTAGCGGCGGATCACCGAGGGCGGGCACTCGCAGCCGGCCCCGGCCAGGCTGTGCCGGCCGCAGGGGCACGGATTCGCCGCCAGCGCCATCAGGAAGCGCGCCGGCAGTCTGACCACCCCCGCCGCCCGGGCG
The DNA window shown above is from Streptomyces sp. NBC_00247 and carries:
- a CDS encoding TRADD-N-associated membrane domain-containing protein; translation: MMRDSANTTEVRQEVSNGQIVNVQLGTNTTVHTPSDGHPTLAEQRQEFFFDFLKHSLKQAEWTFRLSVWFMAGGAAIILTAAVLGLVHAGNPDLSYLPIVTFLTGALITGGGGALAVHARRARAHVTEQADRMDVKIDLDHKMETATTFIDRVDDPAVRDRLNSAAAMKALDMQSTPEVMVDRLLPERDSRPPGEIEPGGAAR